A genomic region of Porticoccaceae bacterium LTM1 contains the following coding sequences:
- a CDS encoding SPOR domain-containing protein, whose amino-acid sequence MSRDYARSSSNSNRRKPSRPNARRAPAKKSQKGSSKMFWFLSGGAVGALVTAMILQPEMREDVTDMVADMVPTQKSDKPADNKPKLVFYERLSEDEVRILEDEVARQEAAQVTRPVNSPKPETKPIEIAQPTDSAGQSGQPVYILQAGSFATHDDASGRRAQLLLMNLDASIEKGTIQSGATRYRVMVGPFANHSEMARARSTLSANGIDTLPLKRKL is encoded by the coding sequence ATGAGCCGCGATTACGCCAGATCATCCAGTAATTCCAACCGTCGCAAACCAAGCAGGCCAAATGCCCGTCGTGCGCCAGCAAAGAAGAGCCAGAAAGGGAGCAGCAAAATGTTCTGGTTTCTGTCTGGTGGCGCTGTAGGTGCTCTGGTGACAGCGATGATTCTGCAGCCGGAAATGCGCGAAGACGTGACCGATATGGTGGCTGATATGGTGCCGACGCAGAAGTCAGACAAGCCAGCGGACAACAAGCCAAAATTGGTCTTTTATGAGCGCTTGTCAGAAGACGAAGTGCGTATTCTGGAAGATGAGGTTGCTCGTCAGGAAGCTGCCCAGGTTACAAGGCCTGTTAATTCTCCAAAGCCAGAAACCAAGCCAATTGAAATAGCACAGCCGACTGATTCAGCAGGGCAGAGTGGCCAGCCGGTTTATATCTTGCAGGCAGGCTCCTTCGCTACTCACGACGATGCCAGTGGCCGTCGTGCGCAATTGCTTTTGATGAACCTGGATGCCTCCATCGAGAAGGGTACTATCCAGTCCGGTGCTACCCGTTATCGAGTTATGGTTGGTCCTTTCGCCAATCACAGTGAGATGGCGCGAGCCCGTTCCACACTGAGCGCCAATGGCATTGATACCCTGCCGCTGAAAAGGAAGCTCTAG